One window of the Candidatus Baltobacteraceae bacterium genome contains the following:
- a CDS encoding aldo/keto reductase: MQYKPFGPTGLELPVIGQGTWDMPEGGAQKAEAIRAIRRGIELGMTHLDTAEMYGSGAVERLLGEAIAGIARERVFVTSKVLPSNASYKGTIDACERSLRNLGLEYLDLYLLHWPSSVPLRETMRALGDLVHAGKARFAGVSNFDVDEMLEARELLGEIPLACNQVLYHLRERGIERRLIPAARAANVAIVAYTPFGRGAFPKTSSPGGAALAQVAAKHGASVRQVILAFLTRDRSVFTIPKAATVAHVDENAAAGDLRLDASDVEAIDAAFPVGREGPLATL; encoded by the coding sequence GTGCAATACAAACCGTTTGGGCCGACCGGCTTGGAACTGCCGGTCATCGGTCAGGGAACCTGGGACATGCCCGAAGGCGGAGCGCAAAAAGCCGAAGCGATTCGTGCGATTCGGCGCGGCATCGAACTCGGCATGACGCATCTCGATACGGCCGAGATGTACGGTTCGGGTGCGGTCGAGCGCCTGCTCGGTGAAGCGATTGCCGGGATTGCGCGCGAGCGCGTGTTCGTTACCAGCAAAGTGCTGCCGAGCAACGCGAGCTACAAGGGCACGATCGACGCCTGCGAACGCAGCCTGCGCAATCTGGGCCTAGAGTATCTCGATCTTTATCTGCTTCACTGGCCGAGCAGCGTGCCGTTGCGCGAAACGATGCGCGCGCTCGGCGACCTCGTGCATGCCGGTAAGGCGCGATTCGCCGGCGTCAGTAATTTCGACGTCGACGAGATGCTCGAGGCACGCGAATTGCTCGGCGAGATCCCGCTCGCGTGCAATCAGGTGCTCTATCATTTGCGCGAACGCGGAATCGAACGCCGCCTGATTCCGGCGGCGCGGGCAGCGAACGTTGCCATTGTCGCGTACACGCCGTTCGGCCGCGGCGCTTTTCCGAAAACGTCGAGCCCCGGAGGCGCGGCGCTGGCGCAGGTTGCCGCCAAGCACGGTGCGAGCGTGCGGCAAGTGATCTTGGCCTTCCTCACGCGCGATCGCAGTGTGTTCACGATTCCCAAGGCCGCGACGGTTGCACACGTCGACGAAAACGCTGCGGCCGGCGATTTGCGCTTGGATGCAAGCGACGTCGAGGCGATCGACGCGGCGTTTCCGGTTGGGCGCGAGGGGCCGCTCGCGACGCTGTGA
- a CDS encoding Hsp20 family protein has translation MTISNTPGRTRTPRVEGQAAPLAIFRELFGFDPFPEAWSMGAEYGVSRTENGYEVEIPVPGFAPSAIEITLKENVLTVSGKSEKRNFSRSLMIPEDVDPEGINAHVENGLLTLALSRRPEAQPRKIQISVGDAVSHN, from the coding sequence ATGACGATTTCAAATACGCCCGGCCGCACCCGCACCCCCAGAGTTGAAGGGCAAGCCGCGCCGTTAGCGATTTTCCGTGAGCTCTTTGGGTTCGATCCGTTCCCCGAAGCCTGGTCGATGGGCGCCGAGTACGGCGTCTCGCGGACGGAAAACGGCTACGAGGTCGAGATTCCGGTTCCCGGCTTCGCGCCGAGCGCGATCGAGATCACCCTGAAAGAAAACGTGCTCACCGTTTCCGGCAAGAGCGAAAAGCGAAATTTCTCGCGCTCGCTGATGATCCCGGAGGACGTCGATCCCGAGGGCATCAACGCACACGTCGAAAACGGCTTGCTGACGCTCGCGCTCAGCCGCCGTCCGGAAGCTCAGCCGCGAAAGATTCAAATATCGGTCGGGGACGCGGTAAGCCACAACTAA